A genomic stretch from Juglans microcarpa x Juglans regia isolate MS1-56 chromosome 3S, Jm3101_v1.0, whole genome shotgun sequence includes:
- the LOC121257911 gene encoding sec14 cytosolic factor — translation MEKNQEIALTQMRKSVEKLGSSTEGYGEPTLTRFLIARSMDPDKAAKMFVQWLKWRAAMVPNGFISESEVQDELEPRKIYLQSLSKDGYPVMVVKASKHFPSKDQVQFKKFVVHLLDKTIASSFKDREIGNEKLIGILDLQHITYRNIDARGLITGFQFLQAYYPERLAKCFILHMPRFFVSVWRLVSGFLEKATLEKIVIVTNEDERQYFMNEVGEEVLPEEYGGKAKQVALQDVELAPLDR, via the exons ATGGAGAAAAACCAAGAAATTGCACTGACCCAGATGAGGAAATCAGTCGAGAAGCTCGGGTCATCCACAGAG GGATATGGGGAGCCAACGCTCACGAGGTTCTTGATTGCAAGGTCGATGGATCCAGACAAAGCGGCGAAGATGTTTGTTCAGTGGCTGAAGTGGAGGGCTGCAATGGTGCCCAACGGCTTCATTTCCGAATCCGAAGTTCAAGATGAACTGGAACCCAGAAAGATATATCTACAGAGTTTATCAAAGGATGGATACCCGGTGATGGTTGTCAAAGCAAGCAAGCATTTCCCTTCTAAGGATCAAGTCCAATTTAAGA AATTCGTGGTTCATCTGCTGGACAAAACGATTGCAAG TTCCTTCAAAGATAGAGAAATTGGAAATGAAAAGTTGATTGGCATTCTTGACCTACAGCATATAACTTATAGAAACATTGATGCTAGAGGATTAATCACCGGATTTCAATTTTTACAG GCTTACTACCCTGAACGTTTAGCAAAGTGCTTCATTCTACACATGCCACGATTCTTTGTTAGTGTTTGGAGATTGGTTTCTGGATTCCTTGAGAAGGCTACACTGGAAAAG ATTGTGATTGTGACCAATGAAGACGAAAGGCAATATTTCATGAACGAAGTGGGTGAGGAAGTTTTGCCAGAAGAATATGGCGGGAAAGCAAAACAAGTAGCACTTCAGGATGTTGAACTTGCCCCTTTGGACCGTTGA